One stretch of Lucilia cuprina isolate Lc7/37 chromosome 6, ASM2204524v1, whole genome shotgun sequence DNA includes these proteins:
- the LOC111679467 gene encoding LOW QUALITY PROTEIN: S-methyl-5'-thioadenosine phosphorylase (The sequence of the model RefSeq protein was modified relative to this genomic sequence to represent the inferred CDS: substituted 1 base at 1 genomic stop codon), producing MLHIECKDSNLEPVPIKIGIIGGSGLDDPDILEQRKETVVTTPYGSPSDALIEGEINGVKCVLLARHGRKHNIMPTNVNYRANIWALRQVGCTHLIVSTACGSLREEIKPGNLVVPSDFIDRTTKRAQTFYDGADTSPQGVCHLPMYPAFSERCRQILVASAKELGIDVHDKACIVTIEGPRFSSRSESNMFRQWGGDLINMTTCPEVVLAKEAGLLYGSVAIATDYDCWRMGCEGVNVQDVLKTFAENVAKVKQILVKAVTNIAKEDWTEAVLDAKQCVCNNTMSAKMXRFLKLCQEITEESLQHKKPVKRSNRWAFSSPNSELKPKIQSISILYELAVNKTTTKAKTQNKPKSKIQIKRLNV from the exons ATGTTACACATTGAATGTAAAGATTCCAATTTGGAACCAGTACCCATTAAG ATTGGTATTATTGGTGGCTCTGGTCTAGATGATCCTGATATTTTGGAACAACGCAAAGAAACTGTGGTTACTACACCTTATGGCAGTCCTTCCGATGCTTTAATTGAAGGCGAAATCAATGGTGTAAAGTGTGTGTTATTGGCTCGTCATGGCCGTAAACATAATATCATGCCTACCAATGTTAACTATAGAGCCAATATTTGGGCTTTGCGTCAAGTGGGCTGCACACATTTGATTGTTTCTACCGCCTGTGGTTCATTGCGTGAAGAAATTAAGCCCGGCAATTTGGTAGTGCCTAGCGATTTTATAGATCGTACTACTAAGAGGGCACAAACATTTTACGATGGTGCCGACACCAGTCCACAAGGTGTCTGTCATTTGCCCATGTATCCGGCCTTCAGTGAAAGATGTAGACAAATTCTAGTGGCCAGTGCCAAAGAGTTAGGTATTGATGTACACGATAAGGCTTGCATTGTCACCATTGAGGGACCACGTTTTTCATCACGTTCCGAAAGCAACATGTTTAGACAATGGGGTGGTGATTTAATCAATATGACCACCTGTCCCGAAGTGGTTTTAGCCAAAGAAGCTGGTTTGCTTTATGGTTCAGTGGCAATTGCTACCGATTATGACTGTTGGCGTATGGGTTGTGAAGGTGTCAATGTTCAAGATGTTTTAAAGACATTTGCCGAAAATGTTGCCAAAGTTAAACAGATCTTAGTGAAAGCTGTGACCAATATAGCCAAAGAAGATTGGACAGAAGCTGTACTAGATGCTAAG CAATGTGTTTGCAATAATACCATGTCCGCTAAAATGTGacgttttttaaaactttgccAGGAAATAACCGAAGAATCTTTGCAGCACAAGAAGCCCGTAAAACGCAGTAATAGATGGGCTTTCAGTTCACCAAATAGTGAATTGAAACCTAAAATTCAGTCCATTTCCATATTGTATGAATTAGcagttaataaaacaacaacaaaagcaaaaacacaaaataaaccgAAATCCAAAATACAAATTAAGCGTTTAAACGTTTAA
- the LOC111679465 gene encoding actin-like protein 6B, whose amino-acid sequence MSAGNMLYGGDEIGALVFDPGHHSLRVGYAQEDTPKAEIPSVVGVGPQSADTNMDLETKTDNNITQNNADTHKYYVDTTYINVPRSNMEIQTYMKDGMIDNWDLFEKVIDYAYAKVIQSEPEYHPVLFSEASWNVRNNREKLTELMFEKYNVPAFFLVKNAVLAAFASGRATALVVDSGATHTSAVPVHEGYVLSQAVVKSPLGGDYLSMQCRQHLEKAGIDLTPAYNIASKDVVKERDTPRFTTRKLPENLTQSWQNYMMKSLLQDFQMNILQVLENPFDERVASQIPMVHYEFPNGYHQEFGSERFKLAESLFDHAPLGAGQLASTSVGMCDADVRLSLYGSVVVTGGNTLLQGFPERLNRDLQLRAPSNTRLKMISANGSVERRFGAWIGGSILASIGTFQQMWISSQEYEESGKSQVERKCP is encoded by the exons ATGAGTGCTGGTAATATGTTATATGGGGGTGATGAAATTGGTGCACTTGTGTTCGATCCAGGTCATCATTCGCTTAGAGTAGGCTATGCTCAAGAGGATACGCCAAAAGCTGAAATACCCTCTGTTGTGGGAGTGGGACCACAGTCTGCTGATACTAATATGGACTTGGAAACCAAAACAGATAATAATATAACACAAAATA ATGCTGATACCCACAAATACTATGTGGACACCACCTACATAAATGTACCACGTTCCAATATGGAAATCCAAACATATATGAAAGATGGCATGATTGACAATTGGGATCTATTCGAAAAGGTGATTGACTATGCCTATGCCAAAGTCATACAGTCAGAACCGGAATATCATCCGGTCTTATTTTCGGAAGCCTCTTGGAATGTGCGCAACAATCGTGAGAAATTGACAGAgttaatgtttgaaaaatataatgtgcCCGCTTTCTTTCTGGTTAAAAATGCCGTATTGGCGGCTTTTGCTAGTGGTCGAGCCACCGCCTTAGTGGTGGACAGTGGTGCAACCCATACCTCAGCAGTACCAGTGCATGAAGGTTATGTTTTGTCACAGGCTGTGGTGAAATCACCTCTCGGCGGTGATTATTTGTCTATGCAGTGTCGTCAACATTTAGAAAAGGCTGGCATTGACTTGACTCCAGCCTATAATATTGCTTCCAAAGATGTGGTCAAAGAACGCGACACTCCACGTTTCACCACACGTAAACTGCCCGAAAATCTCACACAATCTTGGCAAAATTATATGATGAAATCTTTGTTACAAGATTTCCAAATGAATATATTGCAAGTTTTGGAAAATCCTTTTGACGAGAGAGTCGCCTCTCAGATACCCATGGTACATTATGAATTTCCAAATGGTTATCATCAGGAGTTTGGTTCAGAACGTTTTAAGTTGGCGGAAAGTTTATTCGACCATGCTCCCCTGGGTGCTGGCCAGTTGGCATCGACTAGTGTGGGCATGTGTGATGCTGATGTGCGTCTATCATTATATGGTTCGGTGGTGGTGACag gTGGCAATACATTGCTTCAAGGTTTTCCTGAACGTTTAAATCGTGATCTACAATTACGTGCTCCCTCCAATACACGACTGAAAATGATTTCGGCCAATGGCAGTGTAGAAAGACGATTTGGTGCTTGGATAGGTGGTTCAATACTAGCATCAATTGGCACATTCCAACAAATGTGGATATCTTCACAAGAGTATGAAGAATCTGGCAAGAGTCAAGTAGAACGTAAATGTCcctaa
- the LOC111679481 gene encoding uncharacterized protein LOC111679481 produces MNLERIIRVTSGYLFLTGYQIRWYDRKSLHYRITICGILYFLILILIYLICFCHHFENSGMLKMLLDMSVFLKDLVRLQVLLGLKVFIFCLLEWKSLNKICNGLIQICRVTLKRQNSFDLSEAIVYLMFFSTLIVGLIFALYIAIELKFELPPLDHIMIGMALFIPHFTLASSLRLYALGLWCIKGEIYDLSKMLKEQDIDNVAESKSAVVVVEIVNPVFNQNSENANIQGFYAKFSQRLDCIADFLKVFDGTLQRQLGVLLGLNFNCFLAGAYGHVYFENFWKVLFIDRNRRIFYAANTAIFVCILMDYAILLITSWSFDRAKQNLYNTIVGRLYGNKPFAGEIRTILKYIKHKLSKNFKLKLFGLVEFNIWNFLILQGLMSTIIALIVSHQYLNDEIKALNERFDNNDSDEI; encoded by the exons ATGAATCTGGAGCGCATAATACGCGTAACTAGTGGTTATTTATTTCTAACCGGTTACCAAATACGTTGGTACGATCGAAAATCATTACATTATCGCATAACAATATGTGGAATTTTATATTTCCTAATACTGATCCTTATATATCTGATCTGTTTCTGTCATCATTTCGAAAATTCGGGAATGCTTAAAATGTTATTGGATATGTCAgtatttttaaaggatttagtACGTTTGCAAGTGTTACTAGGACTTAAAGTCTTCATATTTTGCCTGCTGGAATGGaagagtttaaataaaatttgcaatggTTTGATACAGATTTGCAGGGTAACTTTAAAACGTCAAAATTCCTTTGATCTTTCCGAAGCTATTGTCTATCTAATGTTTTTCTCTACGTTAATAGTGGGCTTAATATTTGCTTTATATATAGCAATAGAGCTCAAATTTGAACTACCACCTTTGGATCATATAATGATAGGTATGGCTTTATTTATACCACATTTTACTTTGGCCAGTTCTTTGCGCCTCTATGCCTTAGGTTTATGGTGTATTAAAGGGGAAATATATgatttaagtaaaatgttaaaagaacaAGATATTGATAATGTTGCGGAAAGCAAATCAGCAGTTGTGGTAGTGGAAATTGTTAATCcagtttttaatcaaaattctgAAAATGCTAACATACAGGGATTTTACGCGAAATTTTCGCAGCGCTTGGATTGTATAGCAGATTTTCTAAAAGTGTTTGATGGCACTTTACAGCGTCAACTGGGTGTTTTGTtgggtttaaattttaattgcttcTTGGCTGGCGCTTATGGtcatgtttattttgaaaacttctGGAAGGTTTTGTTTATTGATCGTAATCGTCGTATTTTTTATGCTGCCAACACCGCCATATTCGTTTGTATTCTAATGGATTATGCGATTTTGTTAATAACGAGCTGGAGTTTTGATAGAGCg aaACAAAATCTCTACAATACAATCGTAGGGCGTTTATATGGAAATAAACCATTTGCCGGTGAAATcagaacaattttaaaatacattaaacataaattgtcgaaaaactttaaattgaagCTATTTGGTTTAGTGGAATTTAATATATGGAATTTTTTAATA CTTCAAGGTTTAATGAGTACAATAATTGCTTTAATAGTATCCCATCAATATTTAAATGATGAAATTAAAGCACTTAATGAACGTTTTGATAATAATGATTCtgatgaaatataa
- the LOC111679479 gene encoding uncharacterized protein LOC111679479: MDTNLNIINEVKKHDCLYNKQSESYKDFVYKNSLWSKTGIDLGIPGEKVKKKFRNLRDAYIKYKRFVEKPEINIFRKPYKYAQYFTFLDELNPAEFTSHNISESSLDITAEYCSDLEDSYFEDSSQDPFELTDSTANIKATQQAETNSTKDYQISERSNKRKRFTTEYSTQDSEIVSTTKRKTKQMAKNCTMQLFQCLANKLSESNLTEEQKNIIESSVCRLVYSKIMEYTKESANSL, from the exons atggatacaaatttaaatataataaatgaagTTAAAAAACATGATTGTCTCTACAATAAACAATCAGAATCatataaagattttgtttacAAGAATTCTTTGTGGAGTAAAACTGGCATTGATCTAGGAATACCGG GTGAAAAAGTCAAGAAAAAATTTCGGAATTTACGTGATGCCTACATAAAGTATAAAAGATTTGTGGAGAAACCAGAAATTAATATCTTTCGAAAACCTTATAAATATGctcaatattttacttttttagacgAACTAAACCCAGCAGAATT CACTTCGCATAACATATCTGAAAGTTCTCTAGATATAACTGCTGAATACTGCAGCGATTTAGAAGATTCATATTTTGAAGATTCATCACAGGATCCTTTTGAATTGACAGATAGCACTGCTAATATTAAGGCTACACAGCAAGCTGAGACCAATTCAACTAAAGATTATCAAATAAGTGAAAGGAGCAATAAACGTAAACGTTTTACCACCGAATACAGTACTCAGGATAGTGAAATAGTGAGTacaaccaaaagaaaaactaaacaaatggcGAAAAACTGTACAATGCAATTATTTCAATGTTTGGCCAATAAATTAAGTGAATCAAATTTAACAgaggaacaaaaaaatattattgaaagtTCTGTTTGTAGACTTGTTTATTCGAAAATAATGGAATATACTAAAGAAAGTGCTAATAGCTTATAA
- the LOC111687248 gene encoding uncharacterized protein LOC111687248, with amino-acid sequence MDTNLNIINEVKKHDCLYNKQSESYKDFVYKNSLWSKTGIDLGIPGEKVKKKFRNLRDAYIKYKRFVEKPEINIFRKPYKYAQYFTFLDELNPAEFTSHNISESSLDITAEYCSDLEDSYFEDSSQDPFELTDSTANIKATQQAETNSTKDYQISERSNKRKRFTTEYSTQDSEIHHG; translated from the exons atggatacaaatttaaatataataaatgaagTTAAAAAACATGATTGTCTCTACAATAAACAATCAGAATCatataaagattttgtttacAAGAATTCTTTGTGGAGTAAAACTGGCATTGATCTAGGAATACCGG GTGAAAAAGTCAAGAAAAAATTTCGGAATTTACGTGATGCCTACATAAAGTATAAAAGATTTGTGGAGAAACCAGAAATTAATATCTTTCGAAAACCTTATAAATATGctcaatattttacttttttagacgAACTAAACCCAGCAGAATT CACTTCGCATAACATATCTGAAAGTTCTCTAGATATAACTGCTGAATACTGCAGCGATTTAGAAGATTCATATTTTGAAGATTCATCACAGGATCCTTTTGAATTGACAGATAGCACTGCTAATATTAAGGCTACACAGCAAGCTGAGACCAATTCAACTAAAGATTATCAAATAAGTGAAAGGAGCAATAAACGTAAACGTTTTACCACCGAATACAGTACTCAGGATAGTGAAATA cATCATGGATAA
- the LOC124421001 gene encoding uncharacterized protein LOC124421001 encodes MEEVPVNEALTYPEHVNSISVPNDTALKRAYGIYKPSPQTIQLLSEQGRSVYAEAFIENTNLGTLSDLCVRVLACSFGPQPLPIVASNPCLLQVHYDALDVDLPLEKCYHLTDDRFWKRVVLAKHHDKTLAVKNNVNWKDLGVSLKYVELVESCPAEYWPEEEMKDLALKIKDFVSEIHIKRLQSLKERSFAKYFNSESESASEEEVDGEDSSESLLSISSEEIIETTAVEQEDTTDSQLGLKKEMINKKADMKRERQELRELKRKKREAKDAKRKEREEARRATKEQPPPKKSSKKIPDNVFEIELSESSDDGEDRIIDKRNKALLLKHIKKYNYPAKDCHHIDLGFVQYFTNLQLFVIEFWGPIQNRNYHIRHRNFSFDDIKRLAGGLSHLSKLHTFRLRNSRMDAEKLSTLCRSLGFLPNLETLDFGFDNLGDDCASAFEELFQTTKTLCNLELESNCLGEQVLSQIGKSLKNYKAKDITYLGLARNPITDKALHAFVSEIIGTSHILELNIRGAKFISDLGLCCCLANELLGQHAALTKLDICAIKISPLAANELIKSLTMNKKLLDFYCVGCDLDEESEIDINVLLQRNKYIAENYYLGDSTITTEEIEKWINRTRNPILLKVLAERENQRECLEKRSLEYIPTSVSRALAITPQTSSDLIPKMYEGHLKENSSIETSVTSGQVTQRFHYPANEFNEEEFLQHVSQPGPKERYYYFKMCKEKFAVKDNVKNISMI; translated from the exons ATGGAAGAAGTACCGGTAAATGAAGCCTTGACATATCCCGAACATGTAAACAGCATTAGTGTACCTAATGACACCGCCTTAAAACGAGCATACGGCATTTATAAGCCCTCCCCACAGACAATACAACTTCTAAGCGAACAGGGACGTTCAGTATATGCAGAGGcctttatagaaaatacaaatttaggAACTTTATCGGATTTGTGTGTACGTGTCTTGGCGTGCTCCTTTGGCCCACAGCCCTTGCCTATAGTAGCCAGCAATCCATGCCTATTACAAGTACATTATGATGCTTTAGATGTTGATTTACCTTTGGAAAAATGCTATCATTTAACAGATGATCGTTTTTGGAAGAGAGTGGTGTTGGCCAAGCATCACGATAAAACATTAGCTGTTAAAAATAATGTCAATTGGAAAGATCTAGGTGTATCCTTAAAGTACGTTGAATTGGTGGAATCATGTCCAGCAGAATATTGGCCCGAAGAGGAAATGAAGGATTTggcattaaaaattaaagattttgtaaGCGAAATTCATATAAAACGTTTGCAATCCTTGAAAGAACGTTCATTTGCAAAGTACTTTAACTCGGAATCAGAGTCAGCCTCAGAGGAAGAAGTAGATGGAGAAGACAGTAGCGAATCCTTGCTAAGCATCTCTAGTGAAGAAATAATAGAAACAACTGCAGTAGAACAAGAAGACACAACTGACTCCCAATTAGGGCTTAAAAAGGAAATGATCAACAAGAAAGCTGATATGAAGAGAGAACGTCAGGAATTAAGAGAATTGAAACGAAAAAAGCGAGAAGCTAAAGACGCCAAACGTAAAGAACGCGAAGAGGCCAGAAGAGCTACTAAAGAACAACCACCACCAAAAAAGTCTAGCAAAAAAATTCCCGACAATGTTTTCGAAATTGAATTATCCGAAAGTTCAGATGATGGCGAAGATCGTATCATAGATAAGCGAAATAAAGCTTTACTTTTAAAGCATATTAAAAAGTACAATTATCCAGCCAAGGATTGTCACCATATAGACTTAGGATTTGtgcaatattttacaaatttacaattatttgtcaTTGAATTTTGGGGACCTATACAAAATCGTAATTATCATATAAGACATAGGAATTTCTCGTTTGATGATATTAAGCGTTTAGCAGG CGGTCTAAGTCACTTGTCCAAACTGCATACCTTCCGTTTACGCAATAGTCGCATGGATGCCGAAAAGCTTTCAACACTTTGTCGGTCGCTGGGCTTTTTGCCAAATTTAGAAACTTTAGATTTTGGTTTTGATAATTTAGGTGATGATTGTGCTTCTGCATTCGAAGAACTTTTTCAAACAACTAAAACACTTTGCAATTTGGAATTGGAATCGAATTGCTTGGGTGAACAGGTTTTAAGTCAAATTggtaaatcattaaaaaattacaaagctAAAGACATAACGTATTTGGGCTTGGCACGCAATCCTATAACAGATAAAGCTTTACATGCTTTTGTTTCTGAGATTATCGGTACTAGTCACATATTGGAGCTAAATATCAGAGGAGCGAAATTTATCAGCGATTTGGGCTTATGTTGTTGTCTAGCGAATGAGTTGCTAGGTCAACATGCAGCATTAACTAAACTGGACATTTGCGCCATAAAAATTTCTCCTTTAGCTGCAAATGAATTGATCAAgagtttaacaatgaataaaaaattgttggaTTTTTATTGTGTCGGCTGTGATTTAGATGAGGAATCGGAAATAGATATAAACGTTTTACTGCAGCGGAACAAATATATtgcagaaaattattatttgggAGATTCGACGATAACGACTGAGGAGATTGAAAAGTGGATAAATAGAACAAG AAATCCCATCCTCTTAAAAGTTTTAGCTGAAAGAGAAAATCAACGTGAATGTTTGGAAAAACGTTCTTTAGAATATATACCAACATCAGTTTCCCGCGCTTTAGCAATCACACCACAAACATCTTCAGATCTAATACCGAAAATGTATGAGggacatttaaaagaaaattccaGTATCGAAACATCCGTTACCTCCGGCCAAGTAACACAACGTTTTCATTATCCAGCCAATGAATTTAATGAAGAAGAATTTTTACAGCATGTTTCACAACCAGGTCCCAAAGAACgttattattactttaaaatgtGTAAAGAGAAATTTGCCGTAAAggataatgtaaaaaatatatcaatgatttga
- the LOC124420950 gene encoding uncharacterized protein LOC124420950 isoform X2 translates to MDKILPAGVEWIFTILLVEILVIVLSVIVDHVDPIVLYVSLAIILISMVMIGFLGAKINVDHLPIFVLIVFSANVLLIILILVLIFIAKFLKKFYTITFFVVATCVYPILIMNTLYVSLLIHYDRYEIKKLTDCLKPSLYIYGIFGTYLWFSLNMAIEIGEIL, encoded by the exons ATGGATAAAATTTTACCAGCTGGAGTTGAATGGATATTTACCATTCTATTG gttGAAATTCTGGTTATTGTTTTAAGCGTTATTGTTGATCATGTAGATCCTATAGTGCTATATGTTTCCTTAGCCATAATTTTAATAAGTATGGTAATGATCGGTTTTCTTGGTGCTAAAATAAATgtg GATCATTTAcccatatttgttttaattgttttcagtGCCAATGTATTATTAATCATATTAATTttagtattaatttttattgcaaaatttttaaaaaaattctatacaatTACATTTTTTGTCGTTGCCACATGTGTCTATCCCATTCTAATTATG AATACTTTATATGTTTCCTTACTGATTCATTATGATcgttatgaaattaaaaaactaacagATTGTTTAAAAccttctttatatatttatggaatttttggtacttatttATGGTTTTCTTTGAACATGGCTATTGAAATAGGTGAAATACTATAG
- the LOC124420950 gene encoding uncharacterized protein LOC124420950 isoform X1 yields the protein MEVSFGSLNFESKISKIYSLSTIFIINSIIQWCLLVNFETFKFLINPWLIFGAYLTFLLIIIIILVFDCMDKILPAGVEWIFTILLVEILVIVLSVIVDHVDPIVLYVSLAIILISMVMIGFLGAKINVDHLPIFVLIVFSANVLLIILILVLIFIAKFLKKFYTITFFVVATCVYPILIMNTLYVSLLIHYDRYEIKKLTDCLKPSLYIYGIFGTYLWFSLNMAIEIGEIL from the exons ATGGAAGTTTCTTTTggaagtttaaattttgaaagtaaaatttcaaaaatatattcattgaGCACCATTTTCATAATAAACTCAATAATACAATGGTGTCTTCTGGTAAATTT cgaaacatttaaatttttaattaatccaTGGCTGATATTTGGAGCTTATTTAACATTTCTGTTAATCATCATTATAATTTTGGTATTTGATTGTATGGATAAAATTTTACCAGCTGGAGTTGAATGGATATTTACCATTCTATTG gttGAAATTCTGGTTATTGTTTTAAGCGTTATTGTTGATCATGTAGATCCTATAGTGCTATATGTTTCCTTAGCCATAATTTTAATAAGTATGGTAATGATCGGTTTTCTTGGTGCTAAAATAAATgtg GATCATTTAcccatatttgttttaattgttttcagtGCCAATGTATTATTAATCATATTAATTttagtattaatttttattgcaaaatttttaaaaaaattctatacaatTACATTTTTTGTCGTTGCCACATGTGTCTATCCCATTCTAATTATG AATACTTTATATGTTTCCTTACTGATTCATTATGATcgttatgaaattaaaaaactaacagATTGTTTAAAAccttctttatatatttatggaatttttggtacttatttATGGTTTTCTTTGAACATGGCTATTGAAATAGGTGAAATACTATAG
- the LOC111687251 gene encoding dynein axonemal intermediate chain 1: MWKIANKAVVLNRASTKTAKSSGADAGGGDADDFDAWVKSRQLLKPEDQLDLTEAELSEEITKVLTPTNTNVVHNLVVYSFKDEAFVTIPPAGNTVTLLKYDGTSLHIDSEEARIQMDESGEIGVPLPAPRYSVPEIEVPRKSEGAAEGESGEAGEEGAEDAETAEGEEEVGEEEEEGREEAEEGDLGEKEAEEVTEAGGAAAAAVPTTGKKRKLINQFNFCERAALTFSNPKRNVETQTIPPPRSQYGANVLQWVIYDSYMEDFEKQQKEKDKKEDKKVHRKEEGKAGKQDVRTQMAEEINRKYLKCWQILERMINQNIYRDIAHDYRYWEDPADEYREAEGTLLPLWKFNYERTKKMSVTDVMFNPYYYDLFAVCFGSHDFMKQPSEGSICLFTCKNPSYPDYIIMTESGVMCCDIHPKYPFLIAIGLYDGNVAVYNLKDNYKEPLYFSDGVNAKHIECVWEIKWGPDMADGEINFYSVSSGGRALNWVLMQNKLMVTTIITLFLENGLVAGPDGTELRLKSCGSCMKFHPQDKEIFLVGTEEGCIYKCSIAYSSKYLMTYHAHNLSVYRIDFNRYNSNIFITCSGDWRVKIWEDMRPEPLFIFDLGSAVGDVKWAPYSSTVFAAVTNEGKVYVFDLNVNKYKAICIQAVVPKRKNKLTRLAFNEKLPFIIVGDDKGTVTSLKLSPNLRLMVKPPKKQMYLDQNTLQIQKLEKLLSLVRELPEGAIVKDTTTTVQS; this comes from the exons atgtGGAAAATTGCTAATAAAGCCGTTGTG CTAAATCGAGCATCTACAAAGACTGCAAAATCATCAGGTGCTGATGCTGGTGGTGGCGATGCTGATGATTTTGATGCCTGGGTTAAGTCACGTCAACTACTAAAACCTGAAGATCAATTAGATCTTACAGAGGCGGAATTAAGTGAAGAGATTACAAAGGTTTTGACGCCAACCAATACCAATGTCGTTCACAATTTGGTCGTTTATAGTTTTAAAGATGAAGCTTTTGTTACG ATCCCTCCTGCTGGTAATACGGTGACATTACTGAAATATGATGGAACTTCTTTGCATATAGATTCGGAAGAGGCCAGAATTCAGATGGATGAAAGTGGGGAAATAG GTGTCCCTTTACCAGCCCCTCGTTATTCAGTACCAGAAATAGAAGTACCGCGAAAATCCGAGGGTGCTGCAGAAGGTGAGTCAGGGGAAGCAGGCGAAGAAGGTGCTGAGGATGCTGAAACAGCCGAAGGTGAAGAGGAAGTGGGCGAAGAAGAGGAAGAAGGACGAGAAGAAGCTGAAGAGGGTGATTTAGGTGAAAAGGAAGCGGAAGAAGTAACAGAAGCAGGAGGAGCAGCTGCAGCAGCAGTACCCACAACGGGAAAGAAACGTAAActtataaatcaatttaatttctgCGAAAGAGCTGCTTTAACTTTCAGCAATCCGAAAAGG aATGTGGAAACACAAACTATACCACCACCACGTTCACAATATGGCGCCAATGTTTTGCAATGGGTGATCTATGACAGTTATATGGAGGATTTTGAGAAGCAGCAAAAGGAAAAAGATAAAAAGGAGGATAAGAAGGTGCACCGCAAAGAGGAGGGTAAGGCGGGCAAACAAGATGTACGCACTCAAATGGCCGAGGaaatcaatagaaaatatttaaaatgttggcAAATACTGGAACGCATGATTAATCAAAATATCTATAGAGATATAGCTCATGACTATCGCTATTGGGAAGATCCCGCCGATGAATATCGTGAGGCGGAAGGTACTCTATTGCCTTTATGGAAATTTAACTATGAACGTACCAAGAAAATGAGTGTGACCGATGTTATGTTTAATCCTTATTATTATGATCTGTTTGCCGTATGTTTTGGATCAC aTGATTTTATGAAACAACCTAGTGAGGGTTCAATTTGTCTATTCACTTGTAAAAATCCTTCATATCCGGATTATATTA TCATGACCGAGAGTGGTGTTATGTGCTGTGATATCCATCCAAAGTATCCATTTTTAATAGCTATTGGTCTTTATGATGGTAATGTGGCGGTATATAATCTTAAGGATAATTATAAGGAACCATTGTACTTTTCCGATGGCGTTAATGCCAAACACATTGAGTGTGTTTGGGAG ATCAAATGGGGTCCCGATATGGCAGACGGTGAGATAAACTTCTATTCTGTTTCCTCCGGTGGAAGGGCGCTTAATTGGGTGCTTATGCAGAATAAACTAATGGTCACAACCATAATAACATTATTTCTGGAAAATGGCCTAGTAGCGGGTCCAGATGGTACTGAGCTAAGATTAAAAAGTTGCGGCTCTTGTATGAAATTTCATCCACAAGATAAGGAAATATTTCTAGTGGGCACGGAAGAGGGTTGCATCTATAAATGTAGTATAGCTTATAGTTCAAAATATCTAATGACTTATCATGCCCACAATCTCTCTGTATATCGCATCGATTTCAATCGTTACAATTCCAATATCTTTATAACGTGTAGCGGTGATTGGCGTGTAAAAATCTGGGAAGATATGAGACCAGAACCTTTATTCATATTCGATTTAGGTTCAGCCGTGGGTGATGTTAAATGGGCACCCTATTCGAGTACGGTATTTGCGGCCGTTACCAATGAGGGTAAAGTCTATGTATTCGATTTGAATGTGAATAAGTATAAGGCCATTTGTATACAGGCCGTAGTGCCGAaacgtaaaaataaattaacacgTTTGGCTTTTAATGAGAAATTACCTTTTATCATAGTGGGTGATGATAA GGGCACAGTGACTTCTTTGAAATTATCTCCCAATTTACGTTTAATGGTTAAACCGCCCAAAAAGCAAATGTATTTAGATCAAAATactttacaaatacaaaaattggaaAAGTTATTATCGCTGGTACGTGAATTGCCCGAAGGTGCTATTGTCAAGGATACTACGACAACGGTGCAAAGTTAA